The Epilithonimonas zeae genome contains a region encoding:
- a CDS encoding GNAT family N-acetyltransferase, which translates to MKLEVSSEKHLVYVEEIRNEMEDSAKKRGTGIAKRSSEYLGKKISEGNSIIAIDEDGTWAGFCYIETWTNGEYVANSGLIVSPQFRNAGLATLIKERIFELSREKYPNAKIFGLTTGLAVMKINSSLGYKPVIYSELTQDEQFWNGCKNCVNYEILMMKERKNCLCTAMLFVPEKVNMNKEKDFESINNDNE; encoded by the coding sequence ATGAAATTAGAAGTTTCCTCAGAGAAACATTTGGTATATGTGGAAGAAATCCGAAACGAAATGGAGGATTCTGCGAAAAAAAGAGGAACAGGCATCGCAAAACGTTCCTCCGAATACTTGGGCAAAAAAATCTCGGAAGGTAATTCTATCATCGCCATCGACGAAGATGGAACCTGGGCAGGCTTCTGCTACATAGAAACCTGGACAAATGGAGAATATGTGGCTAATTCCGGATTGATAGTTTCGCCCCAATTCAGAAACGCCGGATTAGCAACTTTGATTAAAGAAAGAATCTTCGAGCTTTCCCGGGAGAAATATCCAAATGCAAAGATTTTTGGTCTCACCACCGGATTGGCAGTGATGAAAATCAACAGCAGTTTAGGTTACAAGCCCGTGATTTATTCGGAACTGACTCAAGATGAGCAATTCTGGAACGGTTGCAAAAACTGCGTGAATTATGAAATTCTGATGATGAAAGAACGCAAAAACTGTCTTTGCACAGCAATGCTTTTCGTCCCGGAAAAAGTAAATATGAATAAAGAAAAAGATTTTGAATCTATAAACAACGATAATGAGTAA
- a CDS encoding VOC family protein, whose product MIRFAYTILYVQDVEKTVAFYENGFGFTRKFVTPDQDYGELLVGETTLAFASVALAQSNLSEGFTESKLSNKPFGIEIGFTTDDVEATVEKAITAGATLVEKPKIKPWGQTVAYLRDPDGFLIEVCTPMG is encoded by the coding sequence ATGATAAGATTTGCTTACACCATTCTATACGTTCAGGATGTGGAGAAAACGGTTGCGTTTTATGAGAATGGATTTGGTTTCACGAGAAAATTTGTGACCCCAGATCAAGATTACGGTGAGCTTTTGGTCGGCGAAACGACTCTTGCTTTTGCATCGGTCGCTTTAGCACAATCTAATCTATCCGAAGGCTTTACGGAAAGTAAATTGAGTAATAAGCCATTTGGGATTGAGATTGGTTTCACAACAGATGATGTAGAAGCAACTGTTGAAAAAGCTATAACAGCAGGTGCCACGCTTGTAGAAAAACCTAAGATCAAACCGTGGGGACAAACTGTAGCCTACCTGAGAGACCCTGATGGTTTCCTGATAGAAGTTTGCACTCCGATGGGATAA
- a CDS encoding argininosuccinate synthase domain-containing protein has product MSKKVVLAFSGGLDTSYCAKYLSETLGYEVHAVTINTGGFDKNDEVLLKEKAEKLGVASYRFIDASEKYYNDCVKYLIFGNVLKNNTYPLSVSAERTIQAQTIAEAALEIAADAIAHGSTGAGNDQVRFDLIFNVMCPKIEIITPIRDLSLSREDEIQFLKDHNYEMDFDKAKYSINKGLWGTSVGGKETLTSRFSLPEDAFPSQVEKTEPSSLEIEFKNGELISVNGETFSHPVFAIQKIEELASPYGIGRDIHVGDTIVGIKGRVGFEAAAASIIIKAHHLLEKHTLSKYQQTIKSQLSDWYGNWLHEALFLDPVMRNIESFLQDSQKIVNGKIFITLHPYRFVLNGIESENDLMSSKFGSYGEENLAWSGDDVKGFTKILSNSLNIYHQVNKLN; this is encoded by the coding sequence ATGAGTAAGAAAGTAGTTTTGGCATTTAGCGGAGGTTTGGACACGTCGTATTGCGCCAAATATCTAAGCGAAACTTTGGGTTACGAAGTTCACGCTGTCACGATTAATACAGGCGGTTTTGACAAAAATGATGAGGTTTTGCTTAAAGAAAAAGCAGAAAAATTGGGCGTGGCTTCTTACAGGTTTATAGATGCTTCAGAAAAATATTACAATGATTGTGTCAAATATTTGATTTTCGGTAATGTTCTGAAAAACAATACTTATCCATTATCAGTCAGTGCAGAAAGAACGATTCAGGCACAGACGATTGCGGAAGCAGCTTTGGAAATTGCGGCAGATGCGATTGCTCACGGAAGTACAGGCGCAGGAAATGACCAAGTTCGTTTCGATTTGATTTTCAATGTAATGTGTCCGAAAATCGAAATCATAACCCCAATTCGTGATTTGAGTTTATCGCGTGAAGACGAAATCCAATTCCTAAAAGATCACAACTACGAAATGGATTTTGATAAAGCTAAATATTCCATCAACAAAGGACTTTGGGGAACTTCCGTCGGCGGAAAAGAAACTTTAACTTCCCGATTTTCACTTCCGGAAGATGCTTTTCCTTCTCAAGTTGAAAAAACAGAGCCTTCAAGTCTCGAAATCGAGTTCAAAAATGGAGAGTTGATTTCTGTCAATGGCGAGACGTTTTCGCATCCAGTTTTCGCAATTCAAAAAATTGAAGAATTGGCGTCACCTTACGGAATCGGTCGCGATATCCACGTTGGAGACACTATTGTTGGTATTAAAGGTCGTGTCGGGTTCGAAGCTGCGGCAGCATCAATTATCATAAAAGCGCATCATCTTTTGGAGAAACATACACTTTCCAAATATCAGCAGACCATCAAATCTCAATTGTCAGATTGGTACGGAAACTGGCTTCACGAGGCTCTTTTCCTCGACCCAGTGATGAGAAATATCGAATCATTTTTGCAGGATTCGCAGAAAATAGTCAACGGAAAAATATTTATCACACTTCATCCATATCGTTTCGTCTTAAATGGAATAGAGTCTGAAAATGATTTAATGTCTTCAAAATTCGGAAGTTACGGCGAAGAAAATCTCGCCTGGAGTGGCGATGATGTCAAAGGTTTTACCAAAATCCTCAGCAATTCGCTCAATATATATCATCAGGTTAATAAATTGAATTAG
- a CDS encoding fasciclin domain-containing protein: MNKQSKIAVLGMMALSFAFSGNLTAQTMKEKTVMVGGAAMYPSKNIIENAMNSKDHKTLVAAVKAAGLVETLEGKGPFTVLAPTDEAFAKLPKGTVENLVKPENKTMLTKILTYHVLSGKYNAKQIWAAVKAGNGKAMMKTVEGQDVTFWTKGKDLYVRDAKGMDAKVTIADVNQSNGVIHVIDTVLMP, translated from the coding sequence ATGAACAAACAATCAAAAATCGCAGTGCTGGGAATGATGGCTTTATCATTCGCCTTTAGTGGAAATCTTACTGCACAGACAATGAAGGAAAAAACAGTAATGGTGGGCGGAGCAGCAATGTATCCTTCCAAGAACATTATAGAAAACGCAATGAATTCTAAAGACCACAAGACTTTGGTTGCTGCTGTAAAAGCGGCGGGTTTGGTAGAAACATTGGAGGGCAAAGGACCATTTACGGTTTTGGCACCAACAGATGAAGCGTTCGCAAAATTACCAAAAGGAACGGTTGAAAATCTTGTTAAACCGGAAAATAAAACGATGCTGACAAAAATCCTGACTTATCACGTACTGTCAGGAAAATACAATGCGAAACAAATCTGGGCTGCTGTAAAAGCTGGCAACGGAAAAGCAATGATGAAAACAGTAGAAGGACAAGATGTTACTTTTTGGACAAAAGGTAAAGATCTCTATGTGCGAGATGCTAAAGGTATGGACGCGAAAGTGACTATTGCTGATGTAAACCAGTCCAATGGTGTGATCCATGTGATTGATACGGTTTTGATGCCGTAA
- a CDS encoding N-acetylornithine carbamoyltransferase — MKNFTSVYDIDNLQNIIAKALKIKENPLENPTKGKGKTIGLVFLNSSLRTRLSSQIAAQNLGLNVLTLNAAQEAWNLEFADGTVMNGDTVEHIKDAIGVLNQYCDIIAVRCFAGMKSKEDDVNESILSQFLKHAKVPVISLESATRHPLQSLADCITITENWTENRKPKVVLTWAPHIKPIAQAVGNSFTEWMQRMDVDFVIANPEGYDLDKNFTKDTKVIHNQDEALKDADFVYVKNWSSFEDYTTMPKVEENWMLTNEKLELTNDAKVMHCLPVRRNLELSDEVMDGENSIIYQQAKNRIFSAQAVFSEILDELK; from the coding sequence ATGAAAAATTTCACTTCAGTTTACGATATAGATAATTTGCAGAACATCATTGCAAAAGCTTTAAAGATAAAAGAAAATCCATTAGAAAATCCAACCAAAGGTAAAGGAAAAACGATTGGTTTGGTTTTCCTCAATTCCAGTCTCAGAACAAGATTAAGTTCCCAAATTGCCGCGCAAAATTTAGGATTAAATGTCCTGACGCTCAACGCTGCGCAAGAAGCCTGGAATCTGGAATTTGCTGATGGAACGGTGATGAACGGCGACACGGTTGAACACATCAAAGACGCCATTGGAGTTCTGAATCAATATTGTGATATCATCGCTGTACGATGTTTCGCAGGAATGAAAAGCAAGGAAGACGACGTGAACGAAAGTATTCTGAGCCAGTTCCTGAAACACGCAAAAGTTCCTGTAATTTCTCTAGAATCTGCGACTCGTCATCCTTTGCAAAGTTTGGCAGATTGCATCACAATTACAGAAAATTGGACAGAAAATAGAAAGCCAAAAGTCGTTTTGACTTGGGCACCTCACATCAAACCAATCGCGCAGGCTGTCGGAAATTCATTCACAGAATGGATGCAACGAATGGACGTTGACTTCGTGATTGCAAATCCCGAAGGTTACGATTTGGATAAAAATTTCACAAAAGACACAAAAGTAATTCATAATCAGGATGAAGCGTTGAAAGATGCAGATTTCGTTTATGTGAAAAACTGGTCGTCTTTTGAAGATTACACAACGATGCCGAAAGTTGAAGAAAATTGGATGTTGACTAATGAAAAATTAGAATTGACGAATGATGCAAAAGTGATGCATTGCCTTCCAGTTCGTAGAAATCTGGAATTAAGCGATGAAGTAATGGACGGCGAAAACTCAATCATTTATCAACAGGCAAAAAACAGAATCTTCTCTGCACAAGCAGTTTTCTCTGAAATTTTGGATGAATTAAAATAA
- the argC gene encoding N-acetyl-gamma-glutamyl-phosphate reductase: MKKSVGIIGANGYAGSELVRLLAFHPNIKLKFLFSRSNSGIRISELYPDLDSICDLVLTNEISETEILFLCLPHKESQNWLTENPVSDDTLIIDLGNDFRLNTDFGNRNFVYGLPEIYFNEIQNSKSIANPGCFATAIQLALLPLAKENLLNDVYTTGITGSTGAGQSLQPTTHFTWRNDNISAYKTLNHQHVDEILKQVNSLNNQDIELNFIPWRGDFARGIFTSSIIECDLKLEKIYTLYKDFYQDSPFVKVSEKPIDLKQVVNTNFCVIQIEKQGNKIAVHSAIDNLLKGASGQAVQNMNIANGWEQTLGLNLKPIAF, translated from the coding sequence ATGAAAAAATCAGTCGGAATCATCGGAGCCAATGGCTATGCAGGAAGCGAACTCGTTCGTTTGCTCGCATTCCACCCGAATATAAAATTAAAGTTTTTGTTCAGTCGTTCCAATTCCGGAATTAGAATTTCAGAATTATATCCGGATTTGGACTCGATTTGCGATTTGGTTTTGACGAACGAAATTTCAGAAACTGAGATTCTTTTCCTTTGCCTTCCCCACAAAGAAAGTCAAAATTGGCTGACTGAAAATCCGGTTTCAGACGATACTTTGATTATAGATTTAGGAAATGATTTCCGTCTCAATACCGATTTCGGAAATAGAAATTTTGTTTACGGTTTGCCTGAGATTTATTTTAATGAAATCCAAAACTCGAAAAGTATTGCCAATCCTGGATGTTTTGCAACTGCGATTCAGTTGGCGTTATTGCCTTTAGCAAAAGAAAATCTGTTGAATGATGTTTATACAACAGGAATCACGGGTTCGACAGGCGCAGGACAATCTTTGCAACCGACTACGCATTTCACTTGGAGAAATGACAATATTTCAGCCTACAAAACTTTAAATCACCAACACGTTGACGAGATTTTAAAACAAGTTAATTCGCTCAATAATCAAGACATAGAACTCAATTTTATTCCGTGGCGTGGCGATTTTGCAAGAGGAATTTTCACAAGTTCTATCATCGAATGCGATTTGAAATTAGAAAAAATTTATACTTTATATAAAGACTTCTACCAAGATTCACCTTTCGTAAAAGTTTCAGAGAAACCGATTGATTTGAAACAAGTTGTGAACACCAATTTCTGCGTCATCCAAATCGAAAAACAAGGAAACAAAATAGCAGTTCATTCCGCAATTGATAACTTATTGAAAGGCGCATCCGGACAAGCCGTTCAAAATATGAATATCGCCAATGGATGGGAACAAACTCTCGGATTAAACTTAAAACCAATTGCATTTTAA
- a CDS encoding anti-sigma factor yields MNTKEYISSGIIESYILGFASPEEAGILECVMKNNAEVKAAFEEAQKTLEDLATVQAVKPPDDLKSKIWNKIQQEQTIESNLSGMTTDINEVRNKPDRKIRKINSWKIITAAASLLLLFSLAANVFWINIQSKNEQQIAELQTQKKSQNLVMKDLEQRLDISSNPNMIKIVLAGVEKHPESKAIVYWDKTSKDVYLSANSLPKTKDGTQYQLWAIVDGKPVSAGLYSENKDSKIALSNIPNAQAFAITLEKEGGSAVPTMENMFVIGNI; encoded by the coding sequence TTGAACACTAAAGAATACATATCATCCGGAATTATAGAATCTTATATTCTAGGTTTTGCTTCTCCCGAGGAAGCAGGTATTTTGGAGTGTGTGATGAAGAACAATGCTGAAGTAAAAGCGGCTTTCGAAGAAGCACAAAAAACATTGGAAGATCTCGCAACCGTTCAGGCTGTAAAACCTCCTGATGATTTGAAATCGAAGATTTGGAACAAAATTCAACAAGAACAAACTATTGAATCCAATCTTTCCGGAATGACAACAGATATCAATGAGGTACGAAATAAGCCAGACCGTAAAATCAGAAAAATCAACAGCTGGAAGATTATTACTGCCGCAGCGTCGCTTTTACTGCTTTTTAGTTTGGCTGCTAATGTTTTCTGGATAAATATCCAATCCAAAAATGAACAACAGATCGCTGAACTCCAAACCCAAAAAAAATCTCAGAATCTTGTCATGAAGGATCTGGAGCAAAGATTAGATATATCCTCCAATCCTAATATGATCAAAATAGTATTGGCAGGTGTAGAAAAACATCCTGAATCTAAAGCTATTGTATATTGGGATAAGACGTCTAAAGATGTTTACCTCAGTGCAAATAGCCTCCCAAAAACAAAAGATGGTACTCAGTATCAGCTTTGGGCCATTGTAGATGGAAAACCTGTAAGCGCAGGACTATATTCTGAAAATAAAGACAGCAAAATTGCACTATCTAATATTCCGAATGCTCAGGCTTTTGCCATTACGCTTGAAAAAGAAGGCGGAAGTGCTGTTCCTACAATGGAAAATATGTTTGTGATTGGGAATATATAA
- a CDS encoding RNA polymerase sigma factor has product MYDHYSGALYGVILRIVCSKEYTEDVIQEVFVKIWNSIHQYDASKGRLYTWMINIARNTAIDYLKSKGFQNELKNQPLPDFVYNTAELSTTNEESDFIGIKNVLETLETDKQELINLAYYQGFTQNEISEKLKIPLGTVKTKMRNALMKLKDLLKDYQ; this is encoded by the coding sequence TTGTATGATCACTATTCGGGTGCTTTGTATGGTGTTATCCTCCGGATCGTCTGCTCCAAAGAATATACTGAAGATGTCATCCAGGAAGTTTTTGTGAAAATTTGGAATTCGATTCATCAATATGATGCTTCGAAAGGTCGTCTTTATACCTGGATGATCAATATTGCGCGAAATACAGCGATTGATTATCTGAAGTCTAAAGGATTTCAGAATGAACTCAAAAACCAACCTCTGCCGGATTTCGTATATAACACTGCAGAACTTTCAACAACTAATGAAGAATCTGATTTTATCGGAATTAAAAATGTGCTGGAAACTCTTGAAACAGATAAGCAGGAATTGATTAATTTAGCCTATTATCAAGGATTCACTCAAAACGAAATATCTGAAAAGCTGAAAATACCTCTCGGCACTGTAAAAACCAAAATGAGGAACGCATTGATGAAGTTAAAGGACTTGCTAAAAGATTATCAATAA
- the acs gene encoding acetate--CoA ligase: MRNYHIQNLQDYFKEYKKSIKNPKKFWDKIADENFVWYQRWSKVVDYNMEEANIKWFKNAKLNITKNCLDRHLSVRGDKTAIIWEPNDKKEEAQHISFNELYERVNKTANVLREMGVEKGDRVCIYLPMIPELAITMLACAKLGAVHSVIFAGFSASAVASRVNDCSAKMVITSDGSYRGNKVLDLKSIVDEALEKTPTVENVLVVKRTHNDVKMKEGRDHWMSEYYDKASSDFVTVIMDAEDPLFILYTSGSTGKPKGMLHTCAGYMVYTAYTFKNVFNYKENDIYWCTADIGWITGHSYILYGPLLNGATTVIFEGVPTYPDAGRFWEVIEKHKVTQFYTAPTAIRSLAKESVEWVQKHNLDSLKVIGSVGEPINDEAWHWYNDNVGKKKCPIVDTWWQTETGGILISPIPFVTPTKPTYATLPLPGIQPVLMDDKRNEISGNQVTGNLCIRFPWPGIARTIWGDHQRYKETYFSAFPGKYFTGDGALRDEVGYYRITGRVDDVVIVSGHNLGTAPIEDSINEHPAVAESAIVGYPHDIKGNALYGFVILKESGEVRNKENLAKEINQLISEQIGPIAKLDKIQFVSGLPKTRSGKIMRRILRKIAEGDFSNFGDTSTLLNPEIVDEIKDERV, translated from the coding sequence ATGAGAAATTATCACATTCAGAATTTACAGGATTATTTCAAGGAGTATAAAAAGTCGATTAAAAATCCGAAAAAGTTTTGGGACAAGATTGCGGATGAGAATTTTGTGTGGTATCAGCGTTGGTCCAAAGTCGTGGATTACAATATGGAGGAAGCGAACATCAAATGGTTCAAAAACGCAAAACTGAACATTACCAAAAACTGCCTGGACAGACATCTTTCTGTGCGTGGCGACAAAACCGCTATCATCTGGGAACCGAATGACAAAAAAGAAGAAGCTCAGCATATCAGCTTTAATGAACTTTATGAAAGAGTGAATAAAACCGCCAATGTCCTGCGTGAAATGGGCGTTGAGAAAGGCGACAGAGTCTGCATTTACCTTCCGATGATTCCGGAATTGGCGATAACGATGCTGGCATGTGCTAAATTGGGCGCGGTTCACTCTGTGATCTTTGCTGGATTTTCCGCTTCGGCTGTTGCTTCAAGAGTGAATGACTGTAGTGCAAAAATGGTTATCACATCAGACGGAAGCTACAGAGGAAACAAAGTTCTTGACCTGAAAAGCATTGTGGATGAAGCTCTGGAGAAAACACCAACTGTAGAAAATGTTTTGGTTGTGAAAAGAACCCACAATGATGTAAAGATGAAAGAAGGCCGAGACCACTGGATGTCGGAGTATTATGATAAAGCGTCTTCGGATTTTGTGACGGTGATTATGGATGCGGAAGACCCACTTTTCATTCTTTATACTTCGGGTTCTACAGGGAAACCAAAAGGGATGCTTCATACTTGTGCAGGTTATATGGTTTATACAGCTTACACGTTTAAGAATGTTTTTAATTATAAAGAGAATGACATTTATTGGTGTACTGCGGATATCGGCTGGATCACAGGACATTCCTATATTCTTTACGGGCCGCTTCTGAATGGAGCAACAACCGTCATCTTCGAAGGGGTACCGACTTATCCGGATGCAGGAAGATTCTGGGAGGTGATTGAAAAGCATAAGGTGACTCAGTTTTACACGGCTCCAACGGCGATTCGTTCATTAGCCAAAGAAAGTGTAGAGTGGGTTCAGAAACACAATTTAGACTCCTTGAAAGTCATTGGTTCTGTTGGAGAGCCTATTAATGATGAAGCCTGGCATTGGTATAATGACAATGTCGGGAAAAAGAAATGCCCCATCGTCGATACCTGGTGGCAAACAGAAACGGGCGGAATCCTTATCTCTCCCATTCCTTTTGTGACACCTACCAAACCTACCTATGCCACTTTGCCATTACCCGGAATTCAGCCTGTACTGATGGACGACAAACGTAACGAGATATCAGGCAACCAAGTAACGGGTAATCTTTGTATCCGCTTTCCTTGGCCTGGAATTGCAAGAACGATTTGGGGTGACCATCAGCGTTATAAGGAGACTTATTTCTCAGCATTTCCTGGGAAATATTTCACGGGAGATGGAGCTTTGAGAGACGAGGTTGGCTATTACAGAATTACAGGGCGTGTGGATGATGTCGTGATTGTTTCCGGACATAACCTTGGAACAGCACCAATAGAAGACAGTATCAATGAACATCCTGCTGTGGCCGAATCAGCTATTGTAGGTTATCCTCACGATATCAAAGGAAATGCACTGTATGGTTTCGTCATTCTGAAAGAATCCGGAGAAGTCCGAAACAAAGAGAATCTTGCGAAAGAGATTAACCAATTGATCTCTGAACAGATTGGACCGATTGCCAAGTTGGATAAAATCCAATTTGTGTCTGGGTTACCGAAAACAAGATCCGGGAAAATTATGCGCCGAATCCTAAGAAAGATTGCAGAAGGTGATTTCTCTAACTTTGGAGATACTTCTACCCTTTTGAATCCTGAGATTGTTGATGAGATCAAGGATGAGAGAGTTTAA
- a CDS encoding ferritin-like domain-containing protein: protein MNILKILDKLSDDKFFTAEASRLDTITNITNFGKKAAVAAIPLGLGALMTTPVKGGTTKAESSFAFKSTLTDALQLALVLEYLEDEYYRMGLGTSGLIPNADRTVFMQISKHETAHVAFLKSALTSLGQTPGAKPTFDFTAKGNFSPFTDYNQFLILAQAFEDTGVRAYKGQAGNVMSNKDVLTAALQIHSVEARHASQVRRMRANKGWIELANGGNMPSATNPVYAGEQNTNQAGFNTATAFGAEAGSASYDEPMSGSDAQTIASLFIA from the coding sequence ATGAACATTCTTAAAATATTAGATAAGCTTTCTGATGACAAATTCTTTACTGCAGAAGCTTCACGATTAGATACGATTACCAATATTACCAACTTTGGGAAAAAAGCGGCAGTGGCTGCAATTCCTTTAGGGTTAGGCGCCTTAATGACAACACCTGTAAAAGGCGGAACCACAAAAGCTGAATCATCATTTGCTTTCAAAAGTACATTAACAGATGCTTTGCAATTGGCTTTGGTTTTAGAATACCTTGAGGATGAGTACTACAGAATGGGATTGGGAACTTCAGGGCTAATCCCAAATGCTGACAGAACCGTTTTTATGCAAATCTCAAAACACGAGACTGCTCACGTTGCTTTTCTAAAGAGTGCTTTAACATCCTTAGGACAAACACCTGGTGCTAAACCAACCTTTGATTTTACAGCAAAAGGAAATTTCTCGCCGTTTACAGATTACAACCAGTTTTTGATTTTGGCTCAGGCTTTCGAAGATACAGGAGTGCGAGCTTACAAAGGTCAGGCTGGTAATGTAATGTCCAACAAAGATGTGTTGACCGCCGCTTTGCAAATCCATTCGGTGGAAGCAAGACACGCTTCTCAGGTCAGAAGAATGAGAGCAAACAAAGGTTGGATAGAGTTAGCTAATGGTGGCAATATGCCGTCAGCTACTAATCCAGTCTATGCTGGAGAACAAAATACGAATCAGGCTGGCTTCAATACAGCAACAGCTTTTGGTGCTGAGGCAGGTTCTGCATCTTACGATGAACCAATGAGTGGCAGCGATGCTCAGACTATTGCATCATTATTTATTGCATAG
- a CDS encoding ferritin-like domain-containing protein → MRKTINVSNQGATLDTGRRNFLKLSGVGLAIAGLTLVGCNDDDMIIGGNNGNVFDLGKGDVGVLNYAYALEQLEADFYTKVVNNFYSGISSVEKELFTDLYHHEVIHRDFFKAAIGGAAPNSILPTLEFQYPNVNFSDRNSVLATAKALEDTGVAAYNGAGKYITNADYLVIAGKIVSVEARHASAIRNLIKPGSADFSGDDVIDANGLDLAKEPKDIVMAAGGFIKTPFTWKERNIG, encoded by the coding sequence ATGAGAAAAACGATTAATGTGTCCAATCAGGGAGCGACCCTGGATACAGGAAGAAGAAACTTTTTAAAATTGAGTGGTGTAGGATTAGCGATTGCTGGACTTACGCTTGTAGGATGTAACGATGATGATATGATCATTGGTGGAAACAACGGTAATGTTTTCGATCTTGGAAAAGGCGATGTCGGAGTTCTTAATTATGCTTATGCACTGGAGCAGCTGGAAGCGGATTTCTATACCAAGGTGGTAAATAATTTTTACTCAGGGATATCCAGTGTGGAAAAGGAACTTTTTACAGATTTATATCATCATGAGGTAATTCACAGAGATTTCTTCAAAGCGGCAATTGGTGGTGCTGCTCCGAACAGTATTCTTCCAACTTTGGAATTCCAGTATCCTAATGTCAATTTTAGTGATAGAAATTCGGTGTTGGCAACGGCAAAAGCTTTGGAAGATACAGGTGTAGCAGCTTATAACGGCGCAGGAAAATATATTACCAATGCAGATTACCTTGTGATTGCGGGAAAAATAGTTTCTGTAGAAGCAAGACACGCTTCTGCCATCAGAAACCTGATTAAACCTGGTTCGGCAGATTTCTCAGGAGACGATGTAATTGATGCTAACGGGTTAGATTTGGCAAAAGAACCAAAAGATATTGTGATGGCAGCAGGCGGCTTTATCAAAACACCATTTACCTGGAAAGAAAGAAACATCGGTTAA
- a CDS encoding aspartate aminotransferase family protein, with amino-acid sequence MNLFNVYPLFNINPVKAEGSFLWDENGQKYLDFYGGHAVISIGHNHPNYVEKLKNQLEKISFYSNSVQNNLQTELAEKLGKLSGYEDYSLFLCNSGAEANENALKLASFHNGKKKVIYFSEAFHGRTSAAVAVTDNPKIVAPVNESQNFIKCEFNNSEKLEKVFVENQNEISAVIVEGIQGVGGINLLEKDFILTIEKLCKENDAVLILDEVQSGYGRSGKFFAHQEFDIKPDLITVAKGMGNGFPIGGVLISPKFEASYGLLGTTFGGNHLACVAGIAVLEVIENENLIDNSEKIGAYIEEKIKNFPHIKKIKRRGLMIGIELDQACADVRKALLFEHFIFTGNANDKNVLRILPALNISEKESDLFINALEKTLKAIDEKKKILTEN; translated from the coding sequence ATGAATTTATTCAACGTATATCCACTTTTCAACATCAATCCTGTAAAGGCCGAAGGTTCTTTCCTTTGGGATGAAAACGGTCAAAAATACCTCGATTTTTATGGCGGTCACGCTGTGATTTCCATCGGTCACAACCATCCGAATTATGTTGAGAAATTGAAAAATCAACTGGAGAAAATCAGTTTTTATTCCAATTCGGTTCAGAATAATTTGCAGACAGAATTGGCCGAGAAATTAGGAAAATTGTCAGGTTACGAAGATTATTCATTGTTCTTGTGTAATTCAGGAGCAGAAGCAAACGAAAATGCTTTGAAACTGGCTTCATTCCACAACGGAAAAAAGAAAGTGATTTATTTTTCTGAAGCTTTCCACGGCCGAACTTCCGCCGCAGTGGCGGTAACAGATAATCCGAAAATCGTAGCGCCAGTCAACGAATCTCAGAATTTCATCAAATGTGAATTCAATAATTCGGAAAAACTGGAAAAGGTTTTTGTCGAAAATCAAAACGAAATTTCAGCAGTAATCGTAGAGGGAATTCAAGGTGTTGGCGGCATTAATTTATTGGAAAAAGATTTCATTTTAACGATTGAAAAATTGTGCAAAGAAAATGATGCAGTTTTGATTTTGGACGAAGTTCAGTCTGGTTACGGACGTTCAGGGAAATTCTTTGCGCATCAGGAATTTGACATCAAACCGGACTTGATTACAGTTGCCAAAGGAATGGGAAATGGTTTCCCAATTGGTGGGGTTTTGATTAGTCCAAAATTCGAAGCGAGTTACGGATTATTGGGAACTACATTTGGTGGAAATCATCTCGCTTGCGTGGCTGGAATTGCAGTTTTAGAAGTGATTGAAAATGAAAATTTAATTGATAATTCTGAAAAAATAGGAGCGTACATCGAAGAAAAAATCAAAAATTTCCCTCACATCAAAAAAATCAAAAGGCGCGGTCTTATGATTGGAATCGAGCTCGACCAAGCTTGTGCAGATGTCAGGAAAGCATTGCTGTTTGAGCATTTTATTTTCACTGGAAATGCCAATGACAAGAATGTTCTCCGGATTTTACCGGCGCTCAATATTTCGGAAAAAGAATCCGATTTGTTCATCAATGCTTTAGAAAAAACCTTGAAAGCTATTGATGAGAAAAAGAAAATTTTAACAGAGAATTAG